The Xenopus tropicalis strain Nigerian chromosome 2, UCB_Xtro_10.0, whole genome shotgun sequence genome window below encodes:
- the ngf gene encoding beta-nerve growth factor isoform X1, with protein MSMLYYTLFIAILISVQAAPKTKDHAPARSSAKSRIPHHTHRTKSLHHHHGKLEAKEPSYFHNVTVDPKLFRKRKFRSPRVLFSTQPPPLSEDIRNLQYLDDEESLNKTIRSKRTVHPVLHRGEYSVCDSVSMWVGEKTTATDIKGKEVTVLGEVNINNSVFKQYFFETKCRDPKPVSSGCRGIDAKHWNSYCTTTHTFVKALTMEGKQAAWRFIRIDTACVCVLSRKGRT; from the coding sequence ATGTCCATGTTGTACTACACTTTGTTTATAGCAATTCTCATCAGCGTACAGGCTGCACCAAAGACCAAAGACCATGCCCCAGCAAGGTCTTCAGCAAAATCCCGCATTCCTCATCACACACATCGAACTAAGTCTCTTCACCATCACCATGGAAAACTAGAGGCAAAGGAGCCTTCGTACTTTCACAATGTCACAGTGGACCCTAAACTttttagaaaaaggaaatttcgATCTCCACGAGTTTTGTTTAGTACTCAACCTCCTCCATTGTCCGAGGACATACGAAATTTGCAATACTTGGACGATGAGGAATCTCTTAACAAAACCATCCGGTCTAAGAGGACAGTGCATCCGGTTCTTCACCGAGGGGAGTACTCTGTATGTGACAGCGTCAGTATGTGGGTTGGGGAAAAGACTACAGCCACCGACATCAAGGGCAAGGAGGTGACTGTGTTGGGAGAAGTAAATATAAACAATAGTGTTTTCAAACAGTACTTTTTTGAGACCAAATGCAGGGACCCAAAGCCAGTTTCAAGCGGATGCCGTGGGATTGATGCAAAGCATTGGAACTCTTATTGTACCACCACGCACACCTTTGTCAAAGCATTAACAATGGAAGGGAAGCAAGCAGCATGGAGATTCATACGGATTGATACAGCATGTGTCTGTGTGCTAAGCAGGAAAGGTCGAACCTAA